One Pirellulales bacterium DNA segment encodes these proteins:
- a CDS encoding amino acid permease: protein RGVSMLQCRPLSPHFLFREYHRDVSTHHSEISADVGSQVAAPERRLSLIDTTSMIVGIIIGSGLYETTPVIAANVSAAPWLITGWLLGGLFALVGSLCYAELATAYPADGGDYVYLTRAFGRGTGFMFAWAQLWVIRPGSIGAMAYVFGRYATQLWPLGAQSFTVYAAGSVTIISLINILGVREGKWTQNVLTTAKLLGLAIVVGVGLTCTLPAEQTAPAAAANDQGNLGLALILIVFTYGGWNDLAYVAAEVRDPQRNIVRALLLGVAAVVTVYVSVNLAFLHALGLQGVAASHAVAADVASLGLGDWGRRGIALLICISTLGAINGMIFTGARIYFAMGRDHPLFALVGRWSLRFGTPAWSLLIQAGTTLLAVVGFGVFTGGPEGGGFQRLIDFTTPVFWFFLLLAGLSLLVLRRREPAQPRPFRVPGYPLLPLLFCSGSAAIVYAGVMHAIEVRSWAALWAAGLMAPGAILALVAKPRDQ, encoded by the coding sequence CGTGGCGTCTCCATGCTACAATGCCGCCCGCTTAGTCCCCACTTTTTATTCAGAGAATACCATCGGGACGTGTCGACGCATCATTCCGAAATATCCGCCGACGTTGGGTCCCAAGTCGCCGCCCCCGAGCGGCGGCTGTCGCTGATTGACACAACATCGATGATCGTGGGGATCATTATCGGTTCGGGCCTGTACGAGACGACGCCGGTGATCGCGGCCAACGTCTCTGCCGCGCCCTGGTTGATTACAGGGTGGCTGCTAGGGGGCCTATTTGCGCTCGTCGGCTCGTTATGTTACGCAGAACTGGCCACCGCGTATCCGGCCGATGGTGGCGACTACGTCTACCTGACGCGGGCTTTTGGCCGCGGCACGGGATTCATGTTCGCCTGGGCCCAGTTGTGGGTCATCCGGCCCGGTTCGATCGGCGCCATGGCATACGTCTTTGGCCGCTACGCCACGCAGTTGTGGCCGCTCGGTGCCCAGTCGTTCACGGTCTACGCCGCCGGATCAGTGACCATCATCAGTCTGATCAACATCCTGGGTGTGCGTGAAGGAAAATGGACTCAAAACGTGCTCACGACCGCAAAGCTGCTCGGGCTGGCGATCGTGGTGGGCGTGGGATTGACCTGCACGCTGCCGGCAGAACAGACGGCGCCGGCTGCTGCCGCCAACGATCAAGGCAACCTGGGGCTTGCGCTGATCTTGATCGTCTTTACCTACGGCGGTTGGAACGACCTGGCCTACGTCGCGGCCGAAGTGCGAGATCCGCAGCGAAATATCGTGCGGGCGTTGCTGCTGGGCGTCGCCGCCGTCGTCACGGTTTATGTGAGCGTCAACCTCGCGTTTCTACATGCGCTTGGGCTGCAGGGCGTGGCCGCCAGCCATGCCGTGGCGGCCGATGTGGCTTCGCTTGGGCTGGGCGACTGGGGGCGGCGGGGCATCGCGCTATTGATCTGCATTTCGACCCTGGGGGCCATTAATGGAATGATCTTTACCGGCGCGCGGATCTATTTTGCGATGGGACGGGATCACCCCCTTTTTGCTCTTGTCGGTCGCTGGAGTCTGCGCTTTGGGACGCCAGCGTGGTCGCTATTGATCCAGGCCGGCACCACATTGTTGGCCGTCGTGGGCTTCGGAGTCTTCACGGGCGGCCCCGAAGGGGGCGGCTTCCAACGCCTGATCGACTTCACGACGCCGGTGTTCTGGTTTTTTTTATTGCTTGCAGGGCTGTCGCTGTTGGTGCTGCGCCGGCGCGAGCCTGCGCAGCCACGGCCTTTTCGCGTGCCAGGGTACCCGCTGCTTCCACTGTTGTTTTGCAGCGGTTCGGCTGCGATCGTTTATGCCGGGGTCATGCATGCCATCGAAGTACGCTCGTGGGCCGCGTTGTGGGCCGCCGGGCTCATGGCCCCGGGCGCCATACTGGCACTGGTAGCCAAGCCACGCGACCAATGA
- a CDS encoding ferritin-like domain-containing protein, translating into MTDKHTTHSDAGISRKQLIDLLNEDLAREYQAIIAYVNYSQVLKGAAYMNIAKELEVHAGEELAHALAIAKQIDYLGGMPTVAPKPVKTSDKAEDMLRFDLQNELDTIANYRQRVRQCEALGEYALCEVIREILVQEQEHAIDLATALGIDVPEAPKI; encoded by the coding sequence GTGACCGACAAACACACCACGCATTCCGATGCGGGCATTAGCCGGAAGCAACTAATCGATTTGCTGAATGAAGATCTTGCCCGTGAATACCAGGCGATTATCGCCTACGTGAATTACAGCCAGGTGCTCAAGGGTGCCGCGTACATGAATATCGCCAAAGAACTCGAGGTGCATGCCGGTGAAGAGCTGGCCCACGCTCTGGCGATTGCCAAACAAATCGACTATTTGGGCGGCATGCCGACGGTCGCGCCGAAGCCGGTCAAAACGTCAGACAAGGCCGAGGACATGCTCCGCTTCGACTTGCAAAATGAGTTGGACACGATCGCCAATTACAGGCAGCGCGTGCGGCAGTGCGAAGCATTGGGAGAGTATGCCTTATGCGAAGTAATTCGCGAGATTCTGGTCCAAGAGCAAGAACACGCCATCGATTTGGCAACCGCGCTAGGCATCGACGTTCCTGAGGCACCGAAGATTTAG